One Microlunatus soli genomic window carries:
- a CDS encoding ABC transporter permease — translation MNVFGYLLDGANWGGPDGLGLHLGEHLLYSVIAVAIAAVIGIPAGQLIGHTRRGSFLLVGLANSFRAIPTFGLLILVVLLTQTSWIPVVCVLGVLALPPLLTGTATGIMQADQQAVHAASALGMSGGQVLTRVEMPLAMPLIISGLRSATLQVIATATVAAYVPQVGGLGRTILDGIPARDYGQVLAGALLVALLAIVIDVLLALAGRATSRHLRLKAPKTTALTAAPTPDPANADADASNAAA, via the coding sequence ATGAACGTTTTCGGCTATCTGCTGGACGGCGCCAACTGGGGCGGACCGGACGGGCTCGGCCTCCATCTGGGCGAGCATCTGCTCTACAGCGTGATCGCTGTTGCCATCGCCGCAGTGATCGGAATCCCTGCCGGACAGCTGATCGGTCACACCCGGCGCGGCAGCTTCCTACTCGTCGGTCTGGCGAACTCGTTCCGAGCGATCCCGACCTTCGGTCTGTTGATCTTGGTTGTGTTGCTGACCCAGACCAGCTGGATCCCGGTCGTCTGCGTCCTCGGTGTGCTGGCGCTGCCACCGCTGCTGACCGGCACTGCGACCGGCATCATGCAGGCCGATCAACAGGCCGTCCACGCCGCCAGCGCGCTCGGCATGTCCGGCGGTCAGGTGCTGACCCGGGTCGAGATGCCGCTGGCGATGCCGTTGATCATCTCCGGCCTGCGGAGTGCGACCCTGCAGGTGATCGCGACCGCGACGGTCGCTGCCTATGTGCCGCAGGTCGGCGGACTCGGTCGGACGATCCTGGACGGCATCCCGGCTCGCGACTACGGGCAGGTGCTGGCCGGCGCGCTGCTGGTCGCACTGCTGGCGATCGTGATCGACGTCCTGCTCGCACTCGCCGGTCGGGCGACCAGTCGGCACCTGCGGCTGAAGGCGCCGAAGACGACCGCACTGACCGCGGCGCCGACGCCCGACCCGGCGAACGCCGACGCCGACGCATCGAACGCAGCCGCCTGA
- a CDS encoding Vgb family protein yields MARAVHEHPVPGGPYGLTTGPDGALWFTLVDAGQIGRYTPGTEPTIHQLDPTSGPTIITSGPDEALWFTEYRAHRIGRIGLDGSASTTTPPTPESGPYGLAVGPDDALWFTEIAADRIGRLTTAGDCTEFELPISGAFPSMIVAGPDQAMWFTMNQANAIGRITLDGTVAVHPLPTENAAPVGLALGPDDALWFVEIGAGQIGRIDTGGVITEFALPDRRSRPHAITSGPDGALWFTEWGANRVGRISVDGRIELSDLPTPNSEPHGIAVGPDGAIWTALEIGALARVIP; encoded by the coding sequence ATGGCCCGAGCAGTCCACGAACATCCGGTGCCCGGCGGCCCGTACGGACTGACCACCGGCCCGGACGGCGCTCTCTGGTTCACCCTGGTCGACGCCGGCCAGATCGGCCGCTACACCCCAGGCACCGAGCCGACGATCCACCAGCTCGACCCGACCTCCGGGCCGACGATCATCACCTCCGGCCCCGACGAAGCACTCTGGTTCACCGAATACCGGGCCCACCGGATCGGCCGGATCGGCCTCGACGGGTCGGCCAGCACCACGACTCCGCCGACCCCGGAGTCCGGCCCGTACGGTCTCGCGGTCGGTCCCGACGACGCGCTCTGGTTCACCGAGATCGCAGCCGATCGGATCGGCCGGCTGACGACCGCCGGTGACTGCACCGAATTCGAGCTCCCGATCAGCGGGGCGTTTCCGTCGATGATCGTCGCCGGTCCCGACCAGGCGATGTGGTTCACGATGAATCAGGCGAACGCGATCGGCAGGATCACCCTCGACGGCACCGTTGCGGTCCACCCGTTGCCGACCGAGAACGCCGCCCCGGTCGGGCTGGCGCTCGGACCGGACGACGCGCTCTGGTTCGTCGAGATCGGCGCCGGACAGATCGGCCGGATCGACACCGGCGGGGTGATCACCGAGTTTGCGTTGCCGGATCGCCGCAGCCGGCCGCACGCCATCACCAGCGGTCCGGACGGGGCGTTGTGGTTCACCGAGTGGGGTGCGAACCGGGTCGGCCGGATCAGCGTGGACGGGAGGATCGAGCTGTCCGATCTACCGACCCCGAACTCCGAGCCGCACGGCATCGCCGTCGGACCGGACGGTGCGATCTGGACGGCGCTGGAGATCGGCGCGCTGGCGCGGGTGATTCCGTGA
- a CDS encoding bifunctional glycosyltransferase family 2/GtrA family protein, translating to MTDSVQDLDRTPIPDSAQPGKPDTGQRNTERPDAGHRELPVTTAVELVIPVYNEEADLADSVLRLDGYLREQFPYDYLITIADNASTDNTMIIAERLAGTLPAVRVLHLDQKGRGRALKAAWSASRAAVVGYMDVDLSTDLRAILPLVAPLVSNHSDVAIGSRLARSSRVIRGPKREFISRSYNLLLRGSLSASFSDAQCGFKALRRDVAERLLPLIEDNNWFFDTELLVIAERVGLRIHEVPVDWVDDPDSRVDIVATATEDLRGIARLGKGFLTGSIPITRVRDEFVQRSRATGTGDGGPRPWTLRGPTGGLLGQLIRFATVGVLSTLAYLVLYLALRGVIDAQAANLIALLITAVANTAANRRMTFGVRGPENMIKHHAGGLIAFGIGLGLTSGSLWSLHHTVSTPTRWVEVAVLVTANAVSTLIRFLALRGMMRNKRAGS from the coding sequence ATGACGGACTCTGTGCAGGATCTCGACCGGACCCCGATCCCCGATTCGGCCCAGCCCGGGAAACCCGACACCGGGCAACGCAACACCGAGCGGCCCGACGCCGGGCACCGAGAGCTCCCGGTCACGACCGCGGTCGAACTGGTGATCCCGGTCTACAACGAGGAAGCCGATCTTGCCGATTCGGTGCTGCGGCTGGACGGCTATCTGCGCGAGCAGTTCCCCTACGACTACCTGATCACTATCGCCGACAACGCCAGCACCGACAACACCATGATCATCGCCGAGCGGCTTGCCGGCACCCTGCCGGCGGTTCGGGTGCTACACCTCGATCAGAAGGGGCGCGGACGGGCGCTGAAGGCGGCGTGGTCGGCGTCCCGGGCGGCAGTCGTCGGCTACATGGACGTCGACCTGTCCACCGATCTGCGCGCCATCCTGCCGCTGGTCGCGCCGCTGGTCAGTAACCACTCCGATGTCGCAATCGGCTCCCGGTTGGCCCGCAGCAGCCGAGTGATCAGAGGTCCCAAACGGGAATTCATCTCCCGCTCCTACAACTTGTTGTTGCGGGGCAGCCTGTCTGCATCGTTCTCCGATGCCCAGTGCGGTTTCAAGGCGCTACGGCGCGACGTCGCCGAGCGACTGTTGCCGTTGATCGAGGACAACAACTGGTTCTTCGACACCGAGCTGCTGGTGATCGCCGAGCGGGTCGGCCTGAGGATCCACGAGGTGCCGGTCGACTGGGTCGACGACCCGGATTCGCGGGTCGACATCGTCGCCACCGCAACCGAGGATCTGCGCGGGATCGCCCGACTGGGCAAAGGTTTCCTGACCGGCAGCATCCCGATCACCCGGGTGCGCGACGAGTTCGTCCAGCGCAGTCGAGCGACGGGCACCGGCGACGGCGGGCCGCGCCCCTGGACCCTCCGTGGTCCGACCGGCGGCCTGCTCGGCCAGTTGATCAGGTTTGCCACCGTCGGTGTCCTCAGCACCCTGGCCTATCTGGTGCTCTACCTTGCACTGCGCGGAGTCATCGATGCTCAGGCGGCCAATCTGATCGCGTTGTTGATCACGGCCGTGGCCAACACGGCGGCCAATCGCCGGATGACGTTCGGTGTCCGTGGCCCGGAGAACATGATCAAGCACCATGCCGGCGGCCTGATCGCCTTCGGCATCGGGCTGGGATTGACCAGCGGCTCATTGTGGTCGTTGCATCACACCGTCAGCACACCGACACGATGGGTCGAGGTCGCCGTCCTGGTCACCGCCAATGCCGTCTCGACCTTGATCAGGTTCCTCGCCCTCCGCGGGATGATGCGGAACAAGCGAGCAGGGTCGTGA
- a CDS encoding rhodanese-like domain-containing protein: MTYRTVDDLLAAARHGLHRLAPDAAAEEVRTGALIVDIRPEWQRRQDGEIPGSLIVERNHLEWRLHPESDARVPQATSGQRWIVVCTEGYSSSLAAASLQSIGVDATDIDGGIHAWRAAGLPVSEGGSTGVEEFVPEHG, translated from the coding sequence ATGACCTATCGCACCGTCGACGACCTGCTGGCGGCAGCGCGCCACGGGCTGCACCGTCTCGCTCCGGACGCAGCCGCCGAGGAGGTGCGCACCGGCGCGCTGATCGTCGACATCCGCCCGGAGTGGCAGCGCCGGCAGGACGGCGAGATTCCCGGATCGCTGATCGTCGAGCGAAATCACCTGGAGTGGCGATTGCATCCCGAGTCCGACGCCCGGGTCCCGCAGGCAACGTCCGGTCAGCGCTGGATCGTCGTCTGCACCGAGGGCTACAGCTCCTCGCTGGCCGCCGCGTCGTTGCAGTCGATCGGCGTGGATGCCACCGACATCGATGGCGGCATCCACGCCTGGCGCGCCGCCGGGCTGCCGGTCAGCGAAGGCGGCAGCACCGGAGTCGAGGAGTTCGTTCCCGAACACGGGTGA
- a CDS encoding ABC transporter substrate-binding protein, whose protein sequence is MSVRSRMSALAALVVVAATALAGCGANNDPLAGDSAAPSAGGAGGEVVVGSANFTENQVLAELYAQAMTAKGVKASTHLDIGSRELYLRALKDGSISVVPEYTGNLLQYLDKKATASTPEEVDEQLPKAAKDSGFDVLDTTEAVDQDVYVVTKALADKYQLKTLGDLTKVPDLKVGGPTELQERPYGPDGLQGMYKVKVSKFVAYDAPALKVKDLKDGKIQAADFFTTDAAIADNGFVKLEDPQTLILPQNVVPLVRPDVKKNSKAVDAMNAVGKQLTTDELAALNKKVDVDHADPGDVAKEWLTSKGLV, encoded by the coding sequence ATGTCCGTTCGCAGCCGGATGTCCGCGTTGGCAGCGCTGGTGGTGGTGGCCGCTACCGCGTTGGCCGGATGTGGCGCCAACAATGATCCGTTGGCCGGCGACAGTGCCGCTCCCAGCGCCGGCGGTGCGGGCGGCGAGGTCGTCGTCGGCTCGGCCAACTTCACCGAGAATCAGGTGCTGGCCGAGCTGTACGCCCAGGCCATGACCGCCAAGGGGGTCAAGGCCTCCACCCACCTCGACATCGGTTCTCGCGAGCTGTATCTGCGTGCCCTGAAGGACGGGTCGATCTCGGTCGTCCCGGAGTACACCGGCAACCTGCTGCAATACCTGGACAAGAAGGCGACGGCCAGTACGCCCGAGGAGGTCGACGAGCAGCTGCCGAAGGCAGCCAAGGACAGCGGCTTCGACGTGCTGGACACCACGGAAGCCGTCGACCAGGACGTCTACGTCGTCACCAAAGCACTGGCCGACAAGTATCAACTCAAGACGCTCGGCGATCTGACCAAGGTCCCGGACCTGAAGGTCGGCGGACCGACCGAGTTGCAGGAGCGACCGTACGGTCCGGACGGGTTGCAGGGGATGTACAAGGTCAAGGTGAGCAAGTTCGTCGCCTACGACGCCCCGGCGCTCAAGGTCAAGGATCTGAAGGACGGCAAGATCCAGGCGGCCGACTTCTTCACCACCGACGCCGCGATCGCCGACAACGGCTTCGTCAAGCTGGAGGATCCGCAGACCCTGATCCTGCCGCAGAACGTCGTGCCGCTGGTCCGCCCCGACGTCAAGAAGAACTCCAAGGCGGTCGACGCGATGAACGCCGTCGGCAAGCAGTTGACCACCGACGAACTCGCCGCCCTCAACAAGAAGGTCGACGTCGACCACGCCGATCCCGGCGACGTCGCCAAGGAATGGCTGACCAGCAAGGGCCTCGTCTGA
- a CDS encoding cysteine dioxygenase produces the protein MNSVTDRRETALSAEELTAWTQQYAAEVRAGRHPVHADSQQRWHVRLHADDRADVWLISWTTEQGTELHDHGDSAGAFTVVDGELTESLWTPDGLTDIFRSRGETVVFDRRYVHDVRNHAERTAVSVHVYSPPLTLMHYYEVADGELVRRDSLWTDDPEAAAPRRTADR, from the coding sequence ATGAATAGTGTGACCGATCGGCGCGAGACCGCGCTCAGTGCGGAGGAGCTGACGGCCTGGACCCAGCAGTACGCGGCCGAGGTGCGCGCCGGCCGGCACCCGGTGCATGCCGACTCCCAGCAGCGGTGGCACGTCCGGCTGCATGCCGATGACCGGGCCGACGTCTGGCTGATCAGCTGGACGACAGAGCAGGGCACCGAGCTGCATGACCACGGCGACAGCGCTGGGGCGTTCACCGTGGTGGACGGTGAACTGACCGAATCCCTGTGGACGCCGGACGGGCTGACCGACATCTTCCGCAGCCGGGGTGAGACAGTCGTCTTCGACCGGCGCTATGTTCACGACGTGCGCAACCATGCCGAACGGACCGCGGTCAGCGTTCACGTCTACTCTCCGCCGCTGACGCTGATGCACTACTACGAGGTCGCCGACGGTGAACTGGTCCGTCGCGACTCGCTGTGGACCGACGACCCCGAGGCTGCTGCACCCCGCCGCACCGCCGACCGATGA
- a CDS encoding ArnT family glycosyltransferase: MTTTSLAQGPAVAPPDDDLGGAEHGQDSPPAQPSGPDPAAAVPWLRRLSVIALLLITAVLYLWSLNESGYANSFYSAAVQAGSESWKAFFFGSLDAGNSITVDKPPASLWLMALSVRLFGLSSWSILVPQALLGVATVGVMYAVVKRICDNKGISGHTAGLAAGLVTALTPSAALMFRFNNPDALLLFLLVLAGYFVLRATERAGAAWLIAAGALVGLGFLTKMMQAFLVLPAFALVYLIAAPTSVRKRLLHLLGALASVIVSLGWWVAIVELWPKSSRPYIDGSTGNSVLELVFGYNGLGRLTGSESGQVGGGAGGGPRMSDLPAGAEVFRAGGPGGGGGFGGETSILRLFQGVSGGMISWLIPAALLILVVALIMIGRAPRTDKARTALLLFGGSMITTGLVFSFMAGIYHDYYTVALAPWIAGTVIIGGTVLWRRRQRLLARITLAVAAAGSTAWAFVLLGQSGEQPYQTLRWVVLGAGLVAAAGFVLIERLPKALATIVLGLAGIAVLTGPAAYTVDTVLTPHTGSIVTAGPVSSMGGGPGGGTRFQMPGGGTRVQVPGGGTPPGMPGQAGGQTSRQGGGRPEGGAAGGIGGLLNGAQVSDALKALLSEHADDFTWVAATARAQNAASYQLATEDPVMAIGGFNGTAASPTLEQFKTYVASGRIHYFIGSDGEGRMSGTSATDSASQIQSWVEKNFTAKTVDGVTVYDLTESN, translated from the coding sequence ATGACGACGACTTCGCTCGCACAGGGCCCGGCCGTGGCGCCACCCGACGATGATCTTGGCGGCGCCGAGCATGGCCAGGATTCGCCACCGGCGCAGCCATCGGGTCCCGATCCGGCCGCAGCCGTTCCCTGGCTGCGCCGGCTCTCGGTGATCGCCCTGCTGCTGATCACGGCGGTGCTGTACCTGTGGAGCCTCAATGAGTCCGGCTATGCCAACTCCTTCTACTCCGCAGCGGTCCAGGCCGGCTCGGAGAGCTGGAAGGCGTTCTTCTTCGGCTCCCTCGACGCCGGCAACTCGATCACCGTCGACAAACCGCCGGCATCGCTGTGGTTGATGGCGTTGTCGGTACGTCTCTTCGGGCTGAGTTCGTGGAGCATCCTGGTCCCCCAGGCGTTGCTCGGTGTCGCGACGGTGGGCGTGATGTACGCCGTCGTCAAGCGGATCTGTGACAACAAGGGCATCTCCGGGCACACCGCCGGACTGGCGGCCGGACTGGTCACGGCCCTGACACCGTCGGCGGCGTTGATGTTCCGCTTCAACAATCCCGACGCGCTGCTGCTGTTCCTGCTGGTGCTCGCAGGTTACTTCGTTCTTCGGGCCACCGAGCGGGCCGGTGCCGCATGGCTGATCGCGGCCGGTGCCCTGGTTGGGCTGGGTTTCCTGACCAAGATGATGCAGGCCTTCCTGGTGCTGCCGGCGTTCGCCCTGGTGTATCTGATCGCCGCACCCACCTCGGTACGCAAACGCCTGCTTCATCTGCTCGGTGCGCTCGCCTCCGTGATCGTCTCGCTCGGCTGGTGGGTCGCCATCGTCGAGCTCTGGCCGAAGTCGTCGCGGCCCTACATCGACGGCAGCACGGGCAACTCGGTGCTGGAGTTGGTGTTCGGCTACAACGGGCTCGGCCGACTCACCGGTAGCGAGAGCGGTCAGGTCGGCGGCGGTGCGGGCGGCGGACCGCGGATGTCGGATCTGCCGGCCGGGGCGGAGGTGTTCCGGGCCGGCGGCCCCGGTGGCGGTGGCGGATTCGGGGGCGAGACCAGCATCCTGCGGCTCTTCCAGGGTGTCTCCGGCGGCATGATCAGTTGGCTCATCCCGGCGGCCCTGCTGATCCTGGTGGTCGCGTTGATCATGATCGGCCGAGCCCCGCGGACCGACAAGGCCCGCACCGCGCTGCTGCTGTTCGGCGGATCCATGATCACCACCGGCCTGGTGTTCTCGTTCATGGCCGGCATCTACCACGACTACTACACGGTCGCCCTGGCGCCGTGGATCGCCGGCACCGTGATCATCGGCGGCACAGTGCTCTGGCGTCGCCGGCAGCGGCTGCTGGCCAGGATCACCCTGGCCGTCGCGGCCGCGGGCAGTACGGCGTGGGCGTTCGTGCTGCTCGGCCAGTCGGGCGAACAGCCGTACCAGACACTGCGCTGGGTGGTGCTCGGCGCCGGCCTGGTCGCGGCCGCCGGTTTCGTCCTGATCGAGCGGCTGCCGAAGGCGTTGGCGACGATCGTGCTCGGGTTGGCCGGGATCGCGGTACTCACCGGGCCGGCGGCGTACACCGTGGACACCGTCCTCACCCCGCACACCGGTTCGATCGTCACGGCCGGACCGGTCAGCTCGATGGGCGGCGGTCCCGGTGGCGGCACCCGCTTCCAGATGCCCGGTGGCGGCACCCGGGTCCAGGTGCCCGGCGGCGGCACACCACCGGGGATGCCCGGCCAGGCGGGCGGGCAGACCAGTCGACAGGGCGGCGGCCGGCCCGAGGGTGGTGCCGCCGGCGGCATCGGCGGACTGCTGAACGGCGCCCAGGTCAGCGACGCGTTGAAGGCTCTGCTGTCGGAGCACGCCGACGACTTCACCTGGGTGGCGGCAACGGCACGGGCGCAGAACGCCGCCAGCTATCAGTTGGCGACCGAGGACCCGGTGATGGCGATCGGCGGATTCAACGGCACCGCCGCCAGTCCGACCTTGGAACAGTTCAAGACCTACGTCGCCTCCGGCCGGATCCACTACTTCATCGGCAGCGACGGCGAAGGCCGGATGTCCGGCACCAGCGCCACCGACTCGGCCTCACAGATCCAGAGCTGGGTCGAGAAGAACTTCACGGCCAAGACCGTCGATGGCGTCACCGTCTACGACCTCACCGAAAGCAACTGA